Part of the Equus caballus isolate H_3958 breed thoroughbred chromosome 5, TB-T2T, whole genome shotgun sequence genome is shown below.
aaaggcagaCAAGCACCATGTTTGCTGGATTCAGAGAGACAGGAACTGTACTGCAGTTCCCTGAAACCCACAACATTCGGAGCCTCAGTGTTCAGAAAGTCCATCAGGGCTTTCTTTTCAGGACATCCAAAATTCAATCACAAACTAAAGGACAAGTGAatactaggaaaataaaatacattgattTGTTTCCAAAATAAGAATATCGTTTATTTGTTGATCAACACTTGAaggaaaattaagtaaaaaagaatgggaagaagAACCAAGAGCCTTGTGGATAAACAAGCTTGTTCAATATACGGCCCTGCATTATTGAGTGACTGTGGATTGCCTGATTCGTCTTTTGGTTTCTTGACTTCCTTTGCCTTGGATTTTCTAACTCCAGTGTTAATTGGTggtgtttttttctgtttgagttttaaacaattttctaCCAATCACTTCAGATACACAATAATCACTGAGATAGCAAAGAGAGAAATGCGTGTTAACATGATGAGAACAACCTGAAGTAAGGTGGGCACCCTTGCTTTTAGCGGTCCCGGTGGCCCACTGTCAACACTTCCTCCATACCCTACCTCCTCACAGAAAGGAGGGGCCCAGCCATACAAGCAGTGgcagttttttttattgttgcaaATGCCCCGGTGGTTGCACTTCTCAGGCAAACAGTCAAACTGCAGCAATGAGCTATCCACACAGGTTCTGTTAACACATATCCGATTCGTACCACAGGAGGTACCATCATTTACCACACCAATGTCAGGTATCCCCAAGGGTACCTTGGATAGATGATAGCCTGTGCCCCAGCACATGAGGTTTTCCTCTCCCAAATGAGTAGAAATGATAGTAGTATGTTCTGGCATTTCAGGGATGGTTTTGACATTGATACACTGTAGCCTGCCACATACTGCATTTTCCCTAGTACACTTTTGATAGTCACCAATTCCTCTAATACCACAGTTCCCATGTTGATCACCAATTAAATTAACTGCATCATAGCACTTACTGGGAGCCTCCCTGGCATCAGGTCCAAAAAGCCTTTGGCACTGCATATATCTGGATTGGCACCCCTTTCTGAAACAACGGGCTTCGTACTTGCAAGGGGTTCCATCCTGCTTATAAGTGTCACTTGGGCAGAGACCTGAGGTCCCAGTGCAGTACTCTGCAAGGTcacattcattttcttccttccgaCACACATACCCAGAGGGACGAAAGTGACACTTATGACAGCAAAGTCCCATGCTACAATTGACACCATGTTTCAATTTACAATCTGGTTGACAACACTGGTCTTTTTTACAGTCCTCTCTTGAACCACAATCACattcctcattctcttccacaATTTTGTTTCCACATCTCTGAACCACATAGCCTACTTCTGGGATGTCAGTTAGACACGCTCCTGCTGAGTGTATGAAAGCAATATAATAGGAATAACTACAATTACTAAACCCAGTTCGCCCAGTGCCCATGATGCAACTACGCCTGCCCTTACATTGACAGTATTCATAATCATGGGACATTCCCACACCATGGCCAAGGCAATGAGCACTCCAGGTGGCAGGTCCAAGGACATTTATATCTGGAAAGACACTTATAGCTCCACTGTATGTCTGACTACAc
Proteins encoded:
- the ADAM30 gene encoding disintegrin and metalloproteinase domain-containing protein 30 is translated as MRSVRTLLSQGRSLSILILVLGLLLVDSLGEDLIFHPEWGFDSYEIIIPKKLSSRGGEEAVAKHVSYLLQVKGKEHVLHLWPKRLLLSRNLQVFSFTEEGDLLEDYPYIPGDCNYMGFIEGTRDSEATLSTCLGGLQGILKIDAKHYQIEPLKASSSFEHVIYLLKKEEEFHNQSCGLLDDEIKRQMAQHENVARLRDFSDSYKHKKYLELALVFDHRRYLYSNSNLTRVINDAILMTGIMDTYFQDINMRIHLRGIEVWTDANKMKVDSPTTQQVLSQFLLYRRRTLNARIPADWAHLYLKGQYVDYLGQSFGRVCSQTYSGAISVFPDINVLGPATWSAHCLGHGVGMSHDYEYCQCKGRRSCIMGTGRTGFSNCSYSYYIAFIHSAGACLTDIPEVGYVVQRCGNKIVEENEECDCGSREDCKKDQCCQPDCKLKHGVNCSMGLCCHKCHFRPSGYVCRKEENECDLAEYCTGTSGLCPSDTYKQDGTPCKYEARCFRKGCQSRYMQCQRLFGPDAREAPSKCYDAVNLIGDQHGNCGIRGIGDYQKCTRENAVCGRLQCINVKTIPEMPEHTTIISTHLGEENLMCWGTGYHLSKVPLGIPDIGVVNDGTSCGTNRICVNRTCVDSSLLQFDCLPEKCNHRGICNNKKNCHCLYGWAPPFCEEVGYGGSVDSGPPGPLKARVPTLLQVVLIMLTRISLFAISVIIVYLK